The following proteins are co-located in the Corynebacterium aquilae DSM 44791 genome:
- a CDS encoding cold-shock protein, with protein MPIGKVKWFDAERGFGFVTNPGEEDCFVGAAVLPDGVEELVPGQRIEFDVAEGRRGPQALRVVVLDEGPRRRASKYTPEQLAGMISDMVTMLETKVQPDLQQGRRVERKTGRQVAEILRAVAKELDV; from the coding sequence CCATTGGAAAAGTGAAATGGTTTGATGCCGAGCGTGGTTTCGGTTTCGTGACGAACCCCGGTGAAGAAGACTGCTTCGTCGGTGCCGCCGTGCTCCCCGACGGCGTTGAAGAGCTCGTCCCCGGACAGCGCATTGAATTCGACGTCGCCGAAGGTCGCCGCGGCCCCCAGGCGCTGCGCGTCGTCGTCCTCGACGAAGGGCCGCGTCGCCGCGCCTCCAAGTACACCCCCGAACAGCTCGCCGGCATGATCTCCGACATGGTGACCATGCTGGAAACCAAGGTGCAGCCCGACCTGCAGCAAGGCCGCCGCGTGGAGCGCAAGACCGGTCGCCAGGTCGCCGAGATCCTGCGCGCCGTCGCCAAGGAACTCGACGTCTAA
- a CDS encoding DUF2771 domain-containing protein: MAARKNLTQFAILVAAVAVVVTVSVVFQHWWNNRPAPNPASLAIEASSGDNTVEVTPFTACELGEKCPENPVPSLKIGKTGDVKLVLPKDVYDHDWALTKVYDEPAASGEEYFKAYEAKEATIPVEVDAVDGSDGHRPRLVVVEVKSLLVGQNDEGQEAPFEVVWSLSTDDAFAHASATPAPEK, encoded by the coding sequence ATGGCAGCCCGCAAAAATCTCACCCAATTCGCCATTCTCGTCGCTGCGGTTGCAGTGGTGGTCACCGTTTCGGTGGTGTTTCAGCACTGGTGGAATAATCGTCCGGCACCGAACCCTGCGTCTTTAGCCATTGAGGCTTCTAGCGGGGACAATACCGTGGAGGTGACGCCTTTTACGGCGTGTGAGCTGGGTGAGAAGTGCCCCGAGAATCCGGTGCCGTCGCTCAAGATTGGCAAAACCGGTGATGTGAAGCTTGTGTTGCCGAAGGATGTGTACGACCACGATTGGGCGTTGACGAAGGTCTATGACGAGCCGGCTGCCAGCGGTGAGGAGTACTTCAAGGCCTATGAGGCTAAGGAAGCAACCATCCCGGTGGAGGTTGACGCGGTTGACGGTTCGGATGGACACCGCCCCCGCCTAGTGGTGGTTGAGGTGAAGTCTTTGCTGGTGGGGCAAAACGATGAGGGGCAGGAGGCCCCCTTTGAGGTGGTGTGGTCGTTGAGCACCGACGATGCTTTCGCGCACGCCTCGGCGACCCCGGCGCCAGAGAAGTAG
- a CDS encoding glutaminyl-peptide cyclotransferase, whose amino-acid sequence MPPTVRSILGLSPTANLTTPPADPASPLGISRAVVACCAVVGLVASGCTQTAEGPDPNLVPERLTTTVVKTHPFDPTSFTQGLELDGDRLWVSTGWHGQSGVYATSLEDPAHHGQPQARLEDKYFGEGITQVGDTLWQLTWRQGTAFKRDAATLDVVQTASYSGEGWGLCSFDKDDSVMVMSDGTNQLRLIDPESFVEDSRVMVQSQGQEIDKLNELDCTVEKGRRVVYANRYLTTDIYRIDLDTGTVTAVIDASNLKSNAAPDRNNVLNGIAHIPGSDRFLLAGKRWPQMYEVRFTSAG is encoded by the coding sequence ATGCCCCCTACAGTGCGTTCAATTCTGGGCCTGTCCCCCACCGCAAACTTGACCACGCCACCCGCAGATCCCGCATCACCGCTCGGTATTTCCCGCGCGGTGGTGGCGTGCTGTGCCGTGGTGGGGCTGGTCGCCAGTGGCTGCACACAAACGGCAGAAGGTCCCGACCCGAACCTGGTGCCCGAGCGGCTGACCACCACGGTGGTGAAAACCCATCCTTTCGATCCGACGAGCTTCACACAGGGCCTGGAGCTTGATGGGGACAGGTTGTGGGTCTCGACCGGGTGGCATGGCCAGTCCGGGGTATACGCCACTTCCCTGGAAGACCCGGCGCACCACGGGCAGCCCCAAGCCCGCCTGGAGGACAAGTACTTCGGGGAGGGAATCACCCAGGTTGGCGATACTTTGTGGCAGCTGACGTGGCGGCAGGGCACCGCCTTTAAGCGCGACGCCGCAACGCTGGATGTTGTGCAGACCGCCAGCTACTCCGGGGAGGGCTGGGGTCTGTGCAGTTTCGACAAAGACGACTCTGTGATGGTCATGTCGGATGGCACCAACCAGCTGCGCCTGATTGATCCGGAATCTTTCGTGGAGGATTCACGGGTGATGGTGCAGTCGCAGGGCCAGGAGATCGACAAACTCAACGAGCTTGATTGCACCGTCGAAAAGGGGCGCCGGGTGGTGTATGCCAACCGCTACCTCACCACTGATATTTATCGCATTGACCTGGACACCGGGACTGTGACGGCGGTTATCGACGCGTCGAACCTGAAGTCGAATGCCGCGCCGGACAGGAACAACGTGCTCAATGGCATTGCGCACATTCCGGGTTCGGATCGTTTTTTGTTGGCTGGAAAACGCTGGCCCCAAATGTATGAGGTGCGTTTCACCTCGGCCGGATAG
- a CDS encoding DUF3027 domain-containing protein, producing MAKRNGPLFTPDAIEVARAALEEIGQVGRHLGIQAHNNECATLRFEAYEPGYSGWEWHAVLACAPGSDHLTVNELALMPGNTALKAPEWVPYDQRLRKGDLQPEALLPPNPDDPHLKDKDGRLVLSKKGAKAARQRWEQGKFGPRSAYAQHAANPCSSCGYFLPLGKPIGKEFGICANEYAADGHVVHERNGCGAHTLTPIAEKHTTLEPFDDEQY from the coding sequence GTGGCTAAGCGAAACGGACCCCTTTTTACACCTGATGCAATCGAGGTGGCGCGCGCCGCCCTGGAGGAAATCGGACAGGTCGGCCGTCACCTTGGCATCCAAGCGCACAACAACGAGTGCGCCACCTTGCGCTTCGAGGCATACGAGCCCGGCTATTCCGGATGGGAATGGCACGCCGTGCTGGCATGTGCCCCCGGCAGCGATCACCTCACTGTCAACGAGTTGGCGCTCATGCCGGGCAACACCGCGCTGAAGGCCCCGGAATGGGTCCCCTATGACCAGCGCTTGCGCAAGGGGGACCTGCAGCCCGAAGCGCTGCTTCCGCCGAACCCCGATGATCCTCATTTGAAGGACAAAGACGGCCGGCTGGTGTTGAGCAAAAAAGGCGCAAAAGCTGCCCGGCAGCGTTGGGAACAGGGAAAGTTTGGCCCCCGTTCTGCCTACGCTCAGCACGCCGCGAATCCCTGCAGCAGCTGTGGCTACTTCCTGCCGCTGGGCAAGCCCATCGGTAAAGAATTCGGAATCTGCGCTAACGAATACGCAGCCGACGGCCATGTCGTCCACGAACGCAACGGCTGTGGCGCGCACACCCTCACCCCGATCGCCGAAAAGCACACCACCCTGGAGCCCTTCGACGACGAGCAGTATTAA
- a CDS encoding aminotransferase class IV, translating into MSVTSFRMIDGRVRNFSAHLQRLRSYQPMSEAQEAQLRKELRKKGTFNVKITCDTGTFLVQHRPDRPVKDKIALWGHLQKDERINPTVKGPDLYWLAQLKNKAQTHGAHEALLVDERGHVIEAIHASVLALKDNTIHISDHPRALPPTMRPLVLNYLTDRFDIDVESHPEGLSPELVRSSEVLLTNSFHGVQQVTQLLEYATAQPRPTTLKVEAINRQLWAEAESVEPS; encoded by the coding sequence ATGTCCGTGACATCTTTTCGCATGATCGACGGCCGAGTGCGCAATTTTTCGGCCCACCTTCAGCGCCTTCGCTCCTACCAACCCATGAGTGAAGCGCAAGAGGCTCAATTGCGAAAAGAGCTGCGCAAAAAGGGCACCTTCAACGTCAAAATCACCTGCGACACCGGTACTTTTCTGGTGCAGCACCGTCCCGATCGCCCTGTGAAAGACAAAATTGCGCTGTGGGGGCATCTGCAAAAAGACGAAAGAATCAACCCCACGGTCAAAGGCCCCGACCTGTATTGGTTGGCGCAGTTGAAAAACAAGGCCCAAACCCACGGCGCCCACGAAGCGCTGCTGGTGGATGAGCGCGGTCATGTTATTGAGGCGATTCACGCCTCGGTGCTCGCGCTCAAAGACAACACCATCCACATCAGCGACCACCCGCGTGCGCTGCCGCCCACCATGCGCCCGCTGGTGCTGAACTATTTAACCGATCGTTTCGACATCGACGTCGAATCCCACCCCGAGGGGCTATCGCCCGAGCTGGTGCGCAGCAGCGAAGTGCTGCTGACGAACTCTTTCCACGGGGTTCAGCAGGTCACCCAACTGTTGGAGTACGCCACCGCCCAGCCACGCCCCACAACCCTGAAGGTGGAGGCCATTAACCGCCAGCTGTGGGCCGAGGCCGAGAGCGTGGAGCCGAGCTAG
- a CDS encoding chorismate-binding protein, whose protein sequence is MTRIVLIDNHDSFTHLLADLVDTAIGVYPTIIDRDAELPDADCYIISPGPGHPADDLPAARAALHSGRPVVGVCLGHQMIAHEAGAVVDVAANPMHGLTSTITYQGQHYEVTRYHSLDVTEPAGSTFEQLGLNILARAEDSTVMALAHATKPHYGVQFHPESHGTQGGATILGDMLWKALNPFQWAQHYPYFAWLEFEGRTTIAAGRTPTTLPLGDASPTAAPIVGALTYEANGLRDGSTDLDADQQVFFHAEQFIVLPNLLDDSHLPTACPKISAPQIAHSREQYTQLVARAQEAITHGQSYELCLTTKATATIDTDGTPIGPAEDLALYQALRSRVAAPMAGLLISPTVSIISASPERFIDAHDGTIRAQPIKGTRPRGATEEEDAALAAELANSAKDHAENLMIVDVLRNDLHRSCQRHSIVVEHCAALHSYPRVHQLVSTITGQLHTDPATALMRAFPGGSMTGAPKQRSMEILAELEGAPRGFYSGIMGYLHGEHMDFSMLIRTAVRTGNLLEYGAGGAITRLSKPDEEYDEVRVKLLPFELLCGHPIRGTS, encoded by the coding sequence GTGACCCGCATCGTCCTGATTGATAACCACGACTCCTTCACCCACCTGTTGGCAGACCTCGTCGATACCGCCATCGGGGTCTACCCGACAATCATCGACCGCGACGCCGAACTCCCCGACGCCGACTGCTACATCATCTCCCCCGGCCCCGGCCACCCCGCCGACGACCTGCCGGCAGCCCGCGCTGCACTCCACTCCGGCCGCCCCGTCGTCGGCGTCTGCCTCGGGCACCAAATGATCGCCCATGAGGCCGGAGCCGTCGTCGACGTGGCAGCCAACCCCATGCACGGCCTCACCAGCACTATCACCTACCAAGGCCAGCACTACGAGGTCACCCGCTACCACTCCCTCGATGTCACCGAACCCGCGGGAAGCACCTTCGAACAGCTCGGCCTGAACATCCTGGCACGCGCCGAAGACAGCACCGTCATGGCGCTCGCGCACGCCACCAAGCCGCACTACGGGGTGCAATTCCACCCCGAATCCCACGGCACCCAAGGTGGCGCCACCATCCTGGGCGACATGCTGTGGAAAGCACTCAACCCCTTCCAATGGGCGCAGCACTACCCCTACTTCGCGTGGCTCGAATTCGAAGGCCGCACCACCATCGCCGCCGGACGCACCCCCACCACGCTTCCCCTCGGCGACGCCTCCCCCACCGCCGCACCCATCGTGGGAGCCCTGACCTATGAAGCCAATGGCCTCCGCGACGGCTCCACCGACCTCGACGCGGACCAACAGGTGTTCTTCCACGCCGAGCAGTTCATCGTGCTGCCCAACCTGCTCGACGACTCCCACCTGCCCACCGCATGCCCAAAGATCAGCGCCCCACAGATCGCACACAGCCGCGAGCAATACACCCAGCTCGTCGCCCGCGCCCAAGAAGCAATCACCCACGGCCAGTCCTATGAGCTGTGTTTAACCACTAAAGCCACCGCCACCATCGACACCGATGGAACCCCCATCGGCCCCGCGGAAGATCTGGCGCTCTACCAAGCACTGCGCTCCCGGGTAGCTGCCCCCATGGCGGGTCTGCTGATTAGTCCCACCGTCAGCATCATCTCCGCCTCCCCGGAGCGTTTCATCGACGCCCACGATGGCACCATTCGCGCCCAGCCCATCAAAGGCACCCGCCCGCGGGGCGCCACCGAGGAAGAAGACGCAGCGCTGGCGGCGGAGTTGGCCAACAGCGCCAAAGACCATGCAGAAAACCTCATGATTGTGGATGTGTTGCGCAACGATCTCCACCGCAGCTGCCAACGCCACTCCATCGTTGTGGAACACTGCGCGGCCCTGCACTCCTATCCGCGAGTGCACCAACTGGTCTCCACCATCACCGGGCAACTGCACACCGACCCGGCCACCGCCCTCATGCGGGCCTTCCCCGGCGGTTCCATGACCGGCGCACCAAAGCAGCGATCCATGGAAATCCTCGCCGAGCTCGAAGGGGCACCGCGCGGGTTTTACTCCGGCATCATGGGCTACCTCCACGGCGAGCACATGGACTTCAGCATGCTGATTCGTACCGCCGTGCGCACCGGAAACCTCCTCGAATACGGCGCCGGTGGGGCAATCACCCGGCTGAGCAAACCCGACGAGGAATACGACGAGGTTCGGGTTAAGCTTTTACCATTCGAGCTTTTATGCGGTCACCCGATCCGCGGCACGTCCTAG
- a CDS encoding NCS2 family permease has product MSAPPAPNAVDRFFSITERGSTIGTEIRAGVVTFFAMAYIIILNPLIIGTTTDRDGVSLGIPKVAAATALTAGVMTILFGLLARYPFGIATGLGINTLVAVTLVATEGLTWPEAMGLVVIDGIIIVILAVSGFRVAVFRAIPAELKSAMGVGIGLFIAFIGLVDSGFVRRIPDAAGTTVPVSLGINGSIASWPTFVFVCGLVICGVLVARGTRGGLFIGIVVTTIIGMIVESMTHAGPSFVDGKPNPQGWNFAVPTLPDSFGGLPDLSIVGKVDLLGAFVHVGVLSASLLVFTLVLANFFDAMGTMTALGKQAGLAGEDGTLPDMKKALVVEGMGAIAGGVSSSSSSTVYIDSAAGIADGARTGLANVVTGSLFLAAMFLTPLYEIVPIEAAAPVLVVVGAMMMGQIKDIDFSRFDIALPAFLTIVVMPFTYSIANGIGVGFIAYVLLAAARGRAREVHWLLWVIAVLFMAYFTIDPIMSLR; this is encoded by the coding sequence ATGAGCGCGCCCCCCGCGCCGAACGCTGTTGACCGCTTTTTTAGCATCACTGAACGAGGCTCAACGATCGGCACGGAAATCCGTGCCGGTGTTGTCACGTTCTTCGCAATGGCGTACATCATCATTTTGAATCCCCTGATCATCGGCACGACCACCGACCGTGATGGGGTCTCCCTCGGTATTCCTAAGGTTGCTGCGGCGACGGCTTTGACCGCCGGCGTGATGACCATCCTGTTTGGTCTTCTTGCCCGCTATCCCTTCGGTATTGCCACGGGTTTGGGTATCAACACTCTTGTCGCTGTCACTCTTGTCGCCACGGAGGGCCTGACCTGGCCTGAGGCGATGGGTTTGGTGGTCATTGACGGCATCATCATTGTGATTTTGGCGGTCAGTGGTTTCCGTGTCGCGGTGTTTAGGGCGATCCCTGCCGAGCTGAAGTCCGCGATGGGCGTCGGCATTGGCCTGTTTATCGCCTTTATTGGTTTGGTGGACTCTGGTTTCGTGCGCCGTATTCCGGACGCTGCGGGTACTACTGTCCCGGTGAGTTTGGGCATTAACGGTTCGATTGCATCCTGGCCGACGTTTGTGTTCGTGTGTGGCTTGGTGATTTGTGGTGTGCTGGTTGCGCGCGGTACTCGCGGTGGCTTGTTCATCGGCATCGTGGTGACCACCATCATCGGCATGATCGTGGAGTCTATGACCCACGCTGGCCCGTCCTTTGTGGACGGTAAGCCGAACCCGCAGGGCTGGAATTTTGCGGTTCCGACGCTGCCTGATTCTTTTGGTGGCCTGCCTGATTTGTCCATTGTGGGCAAGGTGGATCTGTTGGGGGCGTTTGTGCACGTCGGTGTGCTTAGTGCTTCTTTGCTGGTGTTCACCCTGGTGTTGGCGAACTTCTTCGACGCGATGGGCACGATGACCGCATTGGGTAAGCAGGCTGGTTTGGCCGGCGAGGACGGCACTTTGCCGGACATGAAGAAGGCCCTGGTGGTTGAGGGTATGGGCGCGATCGCCGGTGGCGTGTCGTCCTCGTCCTCGTCGACGGTGTACATCGATTCCGCGGCGGGTATCGCCGATGGTGCGCGCACTGGTTTGGCGAATGTGGTGACAGGTTCGCTGTTTTTGGCGGCCATGTTCCTAACCCCGCTGTATGAGATTGTTCCCATTGAGGCGGCCGCGCCGGTGTTGGTTGTGGTGGGCGCGATGATGATGGGGCAGATCAAGGATATTGATTTCTCCCGTTTCGATATCGCGTTGCCGGCGTTTTTGACGATCGTCGTGATGCCGTTTACCTACTCCATCGCTAACGGTATTGGTGTCGGCTTTATCGCTTATGTGCTGCTGGCTGCTGCCCGTGGCCGTGCACGTGAGGTGCACTGGCTGTTGTGGGTGATTGCGGTGCTGTTCATGGCGTACTTCACCATCGATCCCATTATGAGCTTGCGCTAA
- a CDS encoding TrmH family RNA methyltransferase — protein MVSVIRIEDPLDPRLDDYRDLNRSDSRPDLPGGKGLVIAEGLLVVPRLCQSRFPVRSVVGFGSRLASFIDEFGDPGVPVYEVTREVLAQVAGFDLHRGLLCAADRAPALSVDEVLEGARSVVVLEGVGDHENIGSIFRNAAGLGVDAVLFGAGCADPLYRRVVRVSMGHVLRLPFAHMEGTRTTWQRGLDELKQRGFTVVSLTPDPAAVHLAEAMAGAEKVALLLGAEGPGLTEHAMRATDVRARIPMAPGTDSLNVATAGAVAFYERDRALRLG, from the coding sequence ATGGTGTCTGTGATTCGGATTGAGGATCCGCTGGATCCGCGCCTGGATGATTACCGGGATTTGAACCGCAGTGATTCCCGCCCGGATCTTCCGGGCGGGAAGGGCTTGGTCATTGCCGAGGGCTTGTTGGTGGTTCCGCGTTTGTGTCAGTCGCGTTTCCCGGTGCGTAGCGTCGTCGGGTTTGGTTCGCGGTTGGCGAGCTTTATCGACGAGTTTGGCGATCCGGGGGTGCCGGTCTATGAGGTGACGCGCGAGGTGTTGGCGCAGGTTGCCGGTTTTGATTTGCACCGGGGTTTGTTGTGCGCTGCGGATCGTGCGCCGGCGTTGTCGGTGGATGAGGTGTTGGAGGGGGCTCGCAGCGTGGTGGTGTTGGAGGGGGTGGGCGACCACGAGAACATTGGCAGTATTTTCCGTAATGCTGCTGGTTTGGGGGTGGATGCTGTGTTGTTTGGGGCGGGGTGCGCTGATCCTTTGTATCGGCGTGTGGTGCGCGTGTCCATGGGGCATGTGTTGCGTTTGCCTTTTGCCCACATGGAGGGCACCCGTACGACCTGGCAGCGTGGCTTGGATGAGTTGAAGCAGCGGGGTTTTACGGTGGTGAGTTTGACTCCGGATCCGGCTGCGGTGCATCTTGCGGAGGCTATGGCTGGGGCTGAGAAGGTGGCGTTGTTGTTGGGCGCCGAGGGGCCTGGTTTGACGGAGCATGCGATGCGTGCGACTGATGTGCGGGCCCGGATTCCGATGGCCCCGGGCACGGATTCTTTGAACGTGGCGACCGCTGGTGCGGTGGCGTTTTATGAACGTGATCGGGCGCTGCGGTTGGGCTAG
- a CDS encoding DUF6928 family protein gives MSLTHVTVWFVTAADPESVIASAGPADRGFGRKYLALLNPRWPITPIGEFTMNRSAAAGKGEFYIGGFPGVTVVHTALEDIERITQLPSWLLSSVPAADTYAIAWRINDGFGAFAHLQGNTLKRALSALPDQVLEDTGLPGTFEAPYWSGEHPNSNARSSITLPFAPAELARAAERAWIGVDLNSTHPPIHVAAFAIDGRKQPKVAPNRPPSIGVMVTAASTKLGLAQDRDYDDYENYDGQPLDELESNLERTKDKIRRSSHNFLTATRNSLHAARNKAATIIGTAPPQRPHKTRPETPLDPEDILAGDLPDTDSPPTDDTPTTH, from the coding sequence GTGTCGCTGACCCACGTCACCGTCTGGTTTGTCACGGCCGCCGACCCCGAATCGGTCATCGCCTCCGCAGGCCCCGCCGACCGAGGATTCGGCCGCAAATATCTCGCGCTGCTCAACCCCCGCTGGCCCATCACCCCCATCGGCGAATTCACCATGAACCGCTCCGCCGCCGCCGGAAAAGGCGAATTCTACATCGGCGGATTCCCCGGAGTGACCGTCGTCCACACCGCCCTGGAAGACATCGAAAGAATCACCCAGCTGCCCAGCTGGCTGCTCTCCTCCGTCCCCGCCGCCGACACCTACGCCATCGCCTGGCGCATCAACGACGGCTTCGGCGCCTTCGCCCACCTCCAAGGCAACACCCTCAAAAGAGCCCTCAGCGCCCTACCCGACCAAGTTCTCGAAGACACCGGCCTGCCCGGCACCTTCGAAGCGCCCTACTGGTCCGGCGAACACCCCAACAGCAACGCCCGCAGCTCCATCACCCTGCCCTTCGCCCCCGCCGAACTGGCACGCGCCGCCGAACGCGCCTGGATCGGCGTCGACCTGAACTCCACCCACCCCCCAATCCACGTCGCAGCCTTCGCCATCGACGGCCGCAAACAACCCAAAGTCGCCCCCAACCGGCCCCCCAGCATCGGCGTCATGGTCACCGCCGCCAGCACCAAACTCGGCCTCGCCCAAGACCGCGACTACGACGACTACGAAAACTACGACGGGCAACCCCTCGACGAGCTCGAAAGCAACCTGGAACGCACCAAAGACAAAATCCGGCGCAGCTCCCACAACTTCCTCACCGCCACCCGCAACAGCCTGCACGCAGCCCGCAACAAAGCCGCCACCATCATCGGCACCGCGCCCCCACAACGCCCCCACAAAACCCGCCCCGAAACCCCCCTCGACCCCGAAGACATCCTCGCCGGCGACCTCCCCGACACCGATTCACCCCCCACCGACGACACCCCCACCACCCACTAA
- the sepH gene encoding septation protein SepH, whose translation MRELILIADDSDASSLVFREAQRDDSTEDTHHFFLAVTDEVRAALESLISGTPAATPITALSSARDDSSATRDAVDPGADTANSDPAAPVPAAGENSTGDTGDTVDSVDTVDTGDTATASDTGNTGDTGDTQHTHNSEDPGQSAPAAQPRREAQTPDPGLSNPLTLRPREIQERIRSGKTIDEVAEEADVARSRIEPFAHPVLLERARIADMAKRAHPVRDDGPSPLTLFEVIATAFAARDLDLTSAHWDAYRDASHQWVVVLTWKAGLSTNTAEWSYHGRGQSPETAVARNALAADLIDPDFARPVRTISRAGRGNLGVVNDDLTAPTTGEEETSTERTRDDLPVIGEDTTTLTGDDDSLLEGESLLKHPEPTKKAPKRKAVTPHWEDVLLGVRANTKRPRK comes from the coding sequence ATGCGAGAGCTCATTCTTATCGCCGATGACTCCGACGCCTCCTCGCTGGTATTTCGTGAGGCCCAGCGAGACGACAGCACAGAAGACACCCACCACTTCTTCCTCGCCGTCACCGACGAGGTGCGCGCCGCGCTGGAATCGCTCATCTCCGGCACCCCAGCCGCCACCCCCATCACCGCGTTGAGCTCCGCCCGCGACGACTCCTCCGCCACCCGCGACGCCGTTGACCCCGGGGCCGATACCGCTAACAGCGACCCAGCCGCCCCCGTCCCCGCCGCAGGCGAAAACAGCACCGGCGACACCGGCGACACGGTTGACTCGGTTGACACGGTCGACACCGGTGACACAGCCACCGCAAGCGACACCGGCAATACCGGCGATACCGGCGATACCCAGCACACCCACAACAGCGAAGACCCCGGGCAGTCCGCACCTGCCGCACAGCCGCGCCGCGAAGCACAAACCCCCGATCCGGGCCTTTCCAACCCGCTCACCCTGCGGCCCCGCGAAATCCAGGAACGCATCCGCTCCGGCAAAACCATCGACGAAGTCGCCGAAGAAGCCGACGTGGCACGCTCCCGCATCGAGCCCTTCGCACACCCTGTGCTCCTCGAACGCGCCCGCATCGCCGACATGGCCAAAAGGGCCCACCCCGTCCGCGACGACGGCCCCAGCCCACTGACCCTGTTCGAAGTCATCGCCACCGCCTTCGCCGCCCGCGACCTCGACCTGACCAGCGCCCACTGGGACGCCTACCGCGACGCCTCCCACCAATGGGTCGTCGTCCTCACCTGGAAAGCCGGACTGTCCACCAACACCGCCGAATGGTCCTACCACGGCCGCGGACAATCACCCGAAACCGCCGTCGCCCGCAACGCCCTCGCCGCCGACCTCATCGACCCCGACTTCGCCCGCCCCGTGCGCACCATCAGCCGCGCCGGCCGCGGCAACCTCGGCGTCGTCAACGACGACCTCACCGCCCCCACCACCGGGGAAGAAGAAACCAGCACCGAACGCACCCGCGACGACCTCCCCGTCATCGGCGAAGACACCACCACCCTCACCGGCGACGACGACTCACTGCTGGAAGGCGAAAGCCTCCTCAAACACCCAGAGCCGACCAAAAAAGCCCCCAAACGCAAAGCCGTCACCCCCCACTGGGAAGACGTCCTGCTGGGCGTACGCGCCAACACCAAACGCCCCCGCAAATAA
- the serC gene encoding phosphoserine transaminase, translated as MSDFPTLPSELLPNDGRFGCGPSKVRPEQIQAIVDGKQSIIGTSHRQPAVKNVVGSIREGLSELFSLPDGYEIILSLGGATAFWDAATFGLIENKSGHLTFGEFSSKFAAASKKAPWLDEPTIVNAEPGDAPAPIAMDGCDVIGWAHNETSTGAMVDVVRPENSEGSLVLIDATSGAGGLPVDMSQADAYYFSPQKCFASDGGLWFAAMSPAAIERIEKINSSDRFIPAFLNLQTAVDNSRKNQTYNTPAVGTLLMLDNQVQWMNANGGLDGMVARTTASSTALYSWADNRAEASCFVQDPAKRSLVVGTIDFDDTVDAAQIAKILRANGILDVEPYRKLGRNQLRIGMFPAIDTADVETLTKAIDYVLDNGLARKA; from the coding sequence ATGTCTGATTTCCCCACCCTTCCCTCCGAACTTCTGCCCAACGATGGCCGTTTCGGCTGTGGCCCCTCCAAGGTCCGCCCGGAGCAGATCCAGGCGATCGTCGACGGCAAGCAGTCCATCATCGGCACCTCCCACCGCCAGCCGGCGGTCAAGAACGTCGTCGGCAGCATTCGTGAGGGCTTGAGCGAACTGTTCTCCCTGCCGGATGGCTACGAAATCATTCTCTCCCTGGGTGGTGCGACCGCATTTTGGGATGCCGCAACCTTCGGCCTGATTGAGAACAAGTCCGGCCACCTCACCTTCGGCGAGTTCTCCTCGAAGTTCGCCGCCGCCTCCAAGAAGGCCCCCTGGTTGGACGAGCCGACCATCGTCAACGCGGAGCCGGGCGACGCGCCCGCCCCGATCGCCATGGACGGCTGCGACGTCATCGGCTGGGCCCACAACGAGACCTCCACCGGTGCCATGGTCGATGTGGTGCGCCCCGAAAACTCCGAGGGCTCCCTGGTTCTCATCGACGCCACCAGTGGCGCCGGCGGCCTGCCCGTCGACATGTCCCAGGCCGATGCCTACTACTTCTCCCCCCAGAAGTGCTTCGCATCCGACGGCGGCCTGTGGTTCGCCGCAATGAGCCCCGCCGCCATCGAGCGCATCGAGAAGATCAACTCCTCCGACCGCTTCATCCCGGCGTTTTTGAACCTGCAGACCGCAGTCGATAACTCCCGCAAGAACCAGACCTACAACACCCCGGCCGTCGGCACCCTGCTGATGCTCGACAACCAGGTGCAGTGGATGAACGCCAACGGCGGCCTCGACGGCATGGTGGCCCGCACCACCGCCTCCTCCACCGCCCTGTACTCCTGGGCCGACAACCGCGCCGAGGCATCCTGCTTCGTCCAGGATCCCGCCAAGCGCTCCCTGGTCGTCGGCACCATCGACTTCGACGACACCGTCGACGCCGCCCAGATCGCCAAGATCCTGCGCGCCAACGGCATCCTCGACGTCGAGCCCTACCGCAAGCTGGGCCGCAACCAGCTGCGCATCGGCATGTTCCCCGCCATCGACACCGCCGACGTCGAAACCCTCACCAAGGCCATCGACTACGTCCTCGATAACGGGCTCGCCCGCAAGGCATAA